TTAAGtggttacaaacaaaatataaaggaaaagacaTAACCTCGATTACAAAGGTGGCTTCTGAAACTTGGAgaatacgatatatgtattcaatatataaaaggcaaagaaaatacaTTGGCCGACTTTCTTAGCAGATTAGATGTAGATTCTGGAGAAATCTTCCTCATAAATCAAACTTCTGAAGAAGATGATAACATGAGTACAGCAGCTACAATTCACTCTCAAGTAGAAGAATTAGATGACCATATCCCTACACTTGAATCTGTCATCAATCGTTTTCagactcaaattattttatgtgaacATAAAGTATGAGACGCTgaaaaaataggtaaaaatcttaagatttaCATAAGCCAAGATGACATTAATAGCGAATACATGGTAGACATCTTAAGGACACATggtaaaactaaaaaagcgggaattttttcagaaatagctgactccgaatacaacaaagttcaactaaaattaatcgaaaaatttggcaatagtaaaaaattctttaaatgtttatttcatgcCAAAGACTTGTCAGATGAAACAGAGGCATATCGGTACATTTCAAAGTACCACAAATATGAAACTGGGCATGctggcataaatgaaaattataatggtttaaaacaccttatatatattaaaaaactaaaagagttaatacaaaaatatataaacaattgcggtatatgtaataaagtaaagtatgACAGAAATCCGTTGAAACCTAAGTTTCACATAACACAAACCCCTactgaaattaatgatattgttcATGTTGATACTTTTACACTCGTAAAGCAAACTTTTATGACAACTATagataaattctcaaaatttgcaatGGCATTGCCTTTGGAAAACAGAACTAGTTTGACTCTTGTTGAAAAACTTAGACAATATGTTTCTATTAAAGGAAAGCCAAGAAAAATTATAGATGATAATGGATTTAATAACGTTAatgttaaggatttttttaacatagaaaatatagaGGTTCATTTTACCAAGCCAAATAGTCAAACAGGGAATTCGGATATAGAATGTTTTCATAATACTATTAGCGAAAAACTTAGATTTGCTGAATTAGAATATAGGACTCTCTCagttcaagaaaaaatgtttagatgtATGGAATTTAATAACAAATCGAATTATTCGGTAATTAAGGAAAGACCAATGTACATAGAAAATgggaaagtaaataaagaaataatattcaaaaaattaaaataaacaaaagaaaacaatattaaaaaacttaatgaaaaaagagaaaatgttgcaataaataaagaagaagcattTGTTAAGAATTATGTGGCAGTACGTCATAAGAACGCACCACGATATAGGAAGCTTAAACTAGATAATGTACATATAACGACGACGACGTAAAGGAGGAACTCATCCGGAACTTCGGGGTAAAGGAGAGCTACAGGAGTCTGTACCACCAGGCAATCAACGTTAAGCACTACAATGTAAGTgactattttgtaaaattaaggaatattttagataaaactaatattaagtaCGAATTTGATTGTGAGAAACTCATAGCCTTTTTACCGGAAGCCAACGAgccattttttctaaaaaccttCTTGAACGGAATTAGTCCTCATTTGTCCTCCATAATTTTGAGTAGGGATGTTAGAAAACTAAGGgaagctttttattgcttagaGGATACTGGATTAattcagcaaaataaaaataaatatagtaactaTGGGCAGCGTTATTACCCCTCACAAAATAATTACGATTCAAACAATAGGGTAGGGGAAGATGGGGAATGTTGGGCCACGTTTTGATTTCGGTTAAAAAGTcacataaaagttattttttgttaaaattccaAAGCAAGAATTTGTAGTGCGAGTCGTAACCTTCCCTTTGATAACATTGGTTtgataaaattctacaaaaaaaaataaaaaaaatcgattaaaacaaGATTGTTACCGGTGAAAAACGTTTATTTATCAATGGAAATGAAAGAGAGAAAAATAGGAAttggcgaaaaaaattattccgacTCGCAGTGGATGCAGGTGTAAGTGTTCGGGTTCGTTCCGGCACATTTCAAGTGAACCCCTCGATCACAAACGATGCAATGAGCCGTGTTTTGACGATTCTCGTGCTTCGGCATCTTTTTCTTGCAAATCGTGCAAAAATCGAAGTCCTCTTCGATGTCGGTTTCGGTCGGAGACGGGCTTCTCTTCCTTGGCGTCTTCGATTTGCCACGGCCTTTTTGCTTCTTGGCTGCTGGTTCATCGGCTGCCTTCGTCAATTTTTGCCGCTTTTTTCGGCCTTGTCACGCAGATCTGCGACAACCTCAGGCGATGTCAAAATCATTGACTTCATTGTCTTGCGGCCACGTTTTGATTTCGGCGCAGGTGTGCCCAATTTCAACGAGCCAACCTATTTCAATGCATCACGGAGCTGTGGAGCCGAAACAAGAGACAACGACGATGATGCAGCACCACTTGTTGAAGCTGGGGAACTTGTCGATGCCTCCGACGTTGACACCTCCTCATTCGCAGCAGTCACAATGGCATCACCAGAGGCAAGAACTCGACGTTGGTTGTCGGCGTCTTTCTCTTCGTCACCGAATAAATTTTCGCCGCTCAGTTCCGAAGCGACAAAGTCAACTTCAGTGAAAATTTGCGGGTTGAACAGGTAGATGCCAGTTGTTCGGAAGCCGGATTTGATGGTTTTCGGCGTTAACATAACATCGAGGCACTGGTCGACAAGGGGCGGCACATGATGCAGATCGAAAGTGACACCAATGTTGGACTTTTTCCATGCATCATGCTTCACGGTCATCATGCCTTTAAATGGTGTAAATACCGCGACATCTAGCGGCTGCATTATATGCgtgcatttcggcggaaaagaCAGCAACGTGATGCCATGATCCAACGCCAAATCTATCGCCTCGATCGATAAATGCGAACCGTGGTTGTCCAGCAGCAACATGGTTGGCGAATCGGCATTAGCACCGGTGTGCTTGATGAAATGACGCATGAATTGAGGGAATACGTCAGAGTTCATGTAACCAGAACCGTTCGCAACACCAACAGCGCCATGACTCGCATGAGTCATAAAAATCTCTTTCATGTTGACTCGGGGAAAGAGGAAGAATGGCGGTATAGACTGGACACTAGCGCTGACGGCCAAAGCCAAAGACACATTGGTGCCTTTTTCGGCAGATGTTGATGAGCCGACCTGCTTTTGTCCTTTGCGCGCGATGGTTTTGACAGATCTAGTTGGCACGGTCGGGCACCCGGTTTCATCCATGTTCCATATTCGGTGAGGTTCAAACGGCGTCTTACCGAGAACGGATGAAAGGTTGGCAAAGAATGCATCGACATTCTCTTTGCTGAATCGCTTCGCACGGCTCTGGCTTACTTGCTCTG
The sequence above is a segment of the Bactrocera dorsalis isolate Fly_Bdor chromosome 6, ASM2337382v1, whole genome shotgun sequence genome. Coding sequences within it:
- the LOC125779127 gene encoding uncharacterized protein LOC125779127 — protein: MGTKTIFNIEQEKALISYILQAGDINYGISLMELRKLAYEFARKVGASYPDPWNDNQQASKDWQLAFMKRHKNLSLRTPEQVSQSRAKRFSKENVDAFFANLSSVLGKTPFEPHRIWNMDETGCPTVPTRSVKTIARKGQKQVGSSTSAEKGTNVSLALAVSASVQSIPPFFLFPRVNMKEIFMTHASHGAVGVANGSGYMNSDVFPQFMRHFIKHTGANADSPTMLLLDNHGSHLSIEAIDLALDHGITLLSFPPKCTHIMQPLDVAVFTPFKGMMTVKHDAWKKSNIGVTFDLHHVPPLVDQCLDVMLTPKTIKSGFRTTGIYLFNPQIFTEVDFVASELSGENLFGDEEKDADNQRRVLASGDAIVTAANEEVSTSEASTSSPASTSGAASSSLSLVSAPQLRDALK